One segment of Yersinia kristensenii DNA contains the following:
- a CDS encoding helix-turn-helix domain-containing protein, whose protein sequence is MINEDILFIDELIEWIEINLEKRPTLDDVAKISGYSKWHLQRKFKSIVGLQLASYIRGRVLTRAAVALRISRRPIIEISDELGFDSQQTFTRTFKKRFGVTPNSFRQMEQWDVQGMLPRFNFYENYTPEIKRISLPPQELVGFTRRLDFDEHNHCSGQHSSCMAMKDEILLDFFKEVNFSCQRVYSLFSAKPSQQGQKSMYYSTAIDKEKRHEIQGHREVDALSIPAGEFLSISHQGNAKECIKFSIYLFNEVLPKLRDEFGGGIEMEVIEVDGCHAESKLRDITAVYTYLMSVN, encoded by the coding sequence ATGATTAATGAAGACATATTATTTATAGATGAATTAATTGAGTGGATTGAAATTAATTTAGAAAAACGACCCACATTAGATGATGTGGCAAAAATTTCTGGATATTCAAAATGGCATCTGCAACGAAAATTTAAAAGTATTGTGGGGTTACAATTAGCGTCCTATATACGTGGGCGGGTACTGACTCGTGCGGCAGTTGCCTTGCGTATCTCGCGCCGGCCCATCATTGAAATCTCTGATGAGTTGGGTTTTGACTCACAACAGACGTTTACTCGTACCTTTAAGAAGCGTTTTGGTGTCACACCCAATAGTTTTCGCCAGATGGAGCAATGGGATGTGCAAGGGATGCTGCCCCGTTTTAATTTCTATGAGAATTACACACCAGAAATCAAGCGGATATCTTTACCGCCACAAGAGCTAGTGGGCTTTACCCGACGGCTGGATTTTGATGAACACAATCATTGCAGCGGCCAGCATTCATCTTGCATGGCCATGAAAGATGAAATTTTGCTCGATTTCTTTAAAGAAGTTAACTTTTCTTGCCAGCGGGTCTATTCGCTATTTTCGGCTAAGCCGTCTCAGCAAGGGCAGAAAAGTATGTATTATTCGACGGCTATTGATAAAGAGAAACGGCATGAAATTCAAGGGCATCGCGAGGTTGATGCATTGTCCATCCCGGCGGGAGAGTTTTTATCTATTTCCCATCAAGGTAATGCTAAAGAATGTATAAAGTTTTCAATATATCTGTTTAATGAAGTACTGCCTAAGTTGCGTGATGAGTTCGGCGGCGGTATTGAAATGGAAGTTATAGAAGTGGATGGCTGCCATGCGGAATCTAAATTGCGCGATATTACAGCCGTTTACACTTACCTGATGTCAGTGAACTGA
- the rsxD gene encoding electron transport complex subunit RsxD — MKFRPVAPPQNKGLQIASSPFTHNQRSTRSIMLLVILACIPGVIAQTYFFGYGSLIQVALAMVTAVLAEGAVLQLRQQPVLMRLQDNSALLTGLLLGISLPPLAPWWMIVLGTLFAIVIAKQLYGGLGQNPFNPAMVGYVVLLISFPVQMTSWLPPLPLQGTPVGFYDSLLTIFTGFTHSGADIHQLQIGYDGISQATPLDSFKTALRSQPTEQILQHPIFAGGLAGVGWQWVNLGFLAGGLLLLWRKAIHWHIPVSFLLALAGCAALSWVIAPQSFAPPMLHLFSGATMLGAFFIATDPVSASTTPRGRLIFGALIGILVWLIRVYGGYPDGVAFAVLLANITVPLIDHYTQPRVYGHHRGHK; from the coding sequence ATGAAATTCAGGCCTGTAGCACCACCCCAGAACAAAGGGTTGCAGATAGCCAGTTCCCCTTTTACGCATAATCAACGTAGCACCCGCAGTATTATGCTGTTGGTTATTTTGGCCTGTATTCCGGGGGTTATCGCCCAAACCTATTTCTTTGGTTATGGCAGTCTGATTCAAGTGGCGCTGGCCATGGTGACCGCCGTGCTGGCCGAAGGTGCTGTTTTGCAATTACGTCAACAGCCCGTTCTGATGCGCTTGCAGGACAATTCTGCGCTGCTCACCGGCTTGCTATTGGGGATAAGCCTACCCCCACTGGCCCCTTGGTGGATGATTGTATTAGGGACATTATTCGCCATTGTCATTGCCAAACAGCTCTATGGCGGCTTGGGGCAAAATCCGTTTAACCCCGCGATGGTCGGCTATGTCGTTCTGCTGATTTCATTCCCGGTGCAAATGACCAGTTGGCTCCCTCCGCTACCCTTGCAGGGAACCCCGGTGGGTTTCTATGACAGCCTGCTAACCATTTTCACCGGTTTTACCCATAGCGGTGCGGATATTCATCAACTACAGATTGGCTATGATGGGATCAGTCAGGCCACCCCGCTCGATAGCTTTAAAACCGCCCTACGTTCGCAACCGACCGAGCAAATTCTGCAACACCCTATTTTTGCTGGAGGGTTAGCGGGCGTCGGTTGGCAATGGGTTAACCTCGGTTTCTTAGCCGGAGGGCTGCTACTGCTGTGGCGCAAAGCTATTCACTGGCATATTCCGGTAAGTTTCCTGCTAGCTTTGGCCGGTTGTGCCGCCCTCAGTTGGGTGATTGCGCCACAAAGTTTTGCTCCGCCGATGCTGCATTTGTTTTCCGGTGCCACCATGCTAGGGGCTTTCTTTATTGCCACCGATCCCGTCAGCGCATCCACTACCCCCCGTGGCCGGCTGATTTTCGGCGCATTAATTGGTATTTTAGTCTGGCTTATTCGTGTTTACGGCGGTTATCCCGATGGCGTGGCATTTGCCGTGCTGCTGGCTAACATCACGGTTCCGCTGATTGACCACTATACCCAGCCACGTGTTTATGGTCATCACCGTGGGCACAAATAA